The proteins below come from a single Malus sylvestris chromosome 3, drMalSylv7.2, whole genome shotgun sequence genomic window:
- the LOC126616141 gene encoding G2/mitotic-specific cyclin S13-7-like, with translation MASKAVAVVPQQEQQQQQPHKEGGKQKKVAAEGKNRQVLRDIGNLHGQAPAAAPDKTKKPITQPVNGKSKFDNATKVVAVVENDKISGVNRHGVASRKSVRAFTSTLSARSKAAASGLTSKLQDLKLDIDTADADNELAVVEYLDDIYQFYKLSQDENRVHEYMDLQPEINAKMRSILVDWLIEVHHKFELTPETLYLTVNIVDRFLSVKLVPRRELQLVGISSMLLASKYEEIWAPEVNDFVCISDNAYGKEKVLVMEKAILGKLGWCLTVPTPYVFLVRYIKASGPSDNDMENMVFFLAELSLMDYTSMILYCPSMIAASAVYAARCTLDESPLWTETLKHYTGYSEDELKDCAKVLVTLHSAAAESKLKAVHKKFCSPKRSAVALLSPASGLSAEPL, from the exons atgGCTTCGAAAGCCGTCGCTGTTGTGCCTCAACAagaacagcaacaacaacaaccccACAAAG AGGGAGGTAAGCAGAAGAAGGTGGCAGCAGAGGGGAAAAATAGGCAGGTTCTTAGAGATATTGGTAACCTCCATGGTCAAGCCCCCGCAGCAGCACCGGATAAGACCAAG AAACCCATCACACAACCAGTTAATGGGAAATCCAAATTCGATAATGCAACCAAGGTTGTGGCAGTGGTTGAAAATGACAAGATTAGTGGTGTCAACAGGCACGGGGTGGCCTCAAGGAAGAGTGTCAGGGCCTTCACATCAACTCTCAGTGCCCGAAGCAAA GCTGCTGCTTCTGGACTGACTAGTAAGCTACAGGATCTAAAACTAGACATCGATACAGCTGATGCTGATAACGAGTTGGCAGTAGTAGAATACTTGGATGATATCTACCAGTTTTACAAGCTCTCACAA GATGAGAACCGCGTTCATGAGTACATGGATTTACAGCCTGAAATAAATGCCAAGATGAGATCAATCCTTGTAGACTGGTTGATAGAAGTTCATCACAAATTTGAACTCACGCCAGAAACCCTCTATCTTACCGTAAACATTGTAGATCGATTTCTTTCAGTAAAACTTGTGCCGAGGAGGGAGCTTCAGTTAGTTGGTATCAGCTCAATGCTTCTAGCAAGCAAGTACGAAGAAATTTGGGCGCCTGAG GTTAATGACTTTGTTTGCATTTCAGACAATGCTTATGGTAAAGAAAAGGTGTTGGTCATGGAAAAAGCAATCTTGGGAAAGCTGGGATGGTGTCTAACAGTTCCCACACCTTACGTCTTCCTTGTTCGCTACATCAAAGCATCTGGACCATCTGATAACGAT ATGGAGAATATGGTGTTTTTTCTTGCTGAATTGAGCTTGATGGACTATACCAGTATGATTCTGTACTGCCCTTCAATGATCGCTGCGTCTGCTGTTTATGCTGCTCGATGCACCCTTGACGAGAGCCCTTTATGGACTGAAACTCTCAAGCATTACACTGGATATTCAGAAGACGAGCTCAA GGATTGCGCAAAGGTTCTGGTAACCCTTCATTCGGCAGCTGCAGAGAGTAAGCTCAAGGCAGTCCATAAGAAGTTCTGTAGCCCGAAGCGTAGCGCGGTTGCTCTTCTTTCACCAGCCAGTGGCCTTTCTGCCGAACCACTCTGA
- the LOC126616142 gene encoding molybdopterin synthase catalytic subunit, translating into MEMEMADEEKNLVEILEEEIQIDMAKYINYVSAPQAGAIATFSGTTRDTFAGKTVLELRYEAYVPMAIRCLKSICSSARSSWNLLSIAVAHRLGPVPVGQTSVFIAVSSIHRVDALDACKFVIDEIKASVPIWKKEVYANGEVWKENSEFLERRLDLGKKDDMCYEKQVEADSGRHSRKSCCGAKVKVTVTEEGDGKS; encoded by the coding sequence ATGGAGATGGAGATGGCTGATGAGGAGAAAAATCTAGTGGAAATCTTAGAGGAGGAGATCCAAATTGACATGGCCAAATATATCAACTATGTGAGTGCCCCACAGGCGGGTGCCATTGCAACATTTTCGGGCACCACGCGCGACACTTTTGCGGGCAAAACAGTCTTGGAGCTCAGATATGAAGCATATGTTCCCATGGCAATACGGTGCCTAAAATCCATTTGTTCATCTGCTAGATCATCCTGGAATCTCCTCTCCATTGCAGTTGCCCACCGCCTGGGCCCCGTTCCAGTTGGTCAAACAAGTGTTTTCATTGCAGTGTCATCAATTCATCGAGTTGATGCATTGGATGCTTGTAAATTTGTGATTGATGAGATAAAGGCATCAGTTCCAATATGGAAAAAGGAGGTTTATGCTAATGGAGAGGTTTGGAAGGAGAATTCAGAGTTCCTAGAGCGGAGGTTGGATCTCGGGAAAAAAGATGACATGTGTTATGAGAAGCAAGTCGAAGCTGATTCCGGAAGGCATAGCAGGAAGAGCTGTTGTGGGGCTAAGGTCAAGGTCACTGTCACTGAGGAAGGAGACGGAAAGTCCTAG